From a region of the Desulfatibacillum aliphaticivorans DSM 15576 genome:
- a CDS encoding DUF1156 domain-containing protein, with product MPPKKKSPVPCPNLHPLPDKAQARLIDKGILHCLASQGGARERYGKGKTPHTIHVWWARRPFSAMRTLVFASLDSGESPKALSLASELGRLPVSASKDAKAAAKMLSRQYAEPPRVLDMFGGGGAIALEAGNLGCRAFSLDSNPLAVFIQKSLMEFIQEAGGCPPDLLKESGRRVLERLERETAPLFPMRNSQKGPVLAYFYTYETACPHCGWKFFLSRRPWLSRKKGREACLEFHPGEDHANWKIIHPSRDHKPTSLWRKTGAVCPVCGKVCGSPVFSQCREVLTALCRRGNGKGKDFEAGSPKVLAEPALIEKMESAVLAYLGQELPKTKIPKWSGIFNPAIYGMDSHADFLNPRQRLVLLLLIKSLRTEYDALTQSESKAVARCVIGLLSGLVDQLIDWNSRLSMWIPQNEQAGRAFCGPGVPMMWDYVEIDPLLNGPANLWKKLDRIVEGAKAIPTFSMAPDVRLAAAQNLPFGDGIFDAIVTDPPYYDNIFYSPLADFFYSWKKMVISALSSELAGFDSTESPRELVASVRRHNSKLGAHESYCRELTQALCEGARVLKDSGLMSLIYSHSSLNGWDALVKAFRASPLLIASVQPLCIERKARPRGLASGAVNTCLVLVARKSSKPKPVQSPSELAARFEDIAGCGFARDLLNQGWPEEDAGLALFSQGAALLANSSGELIGNDHEVLALIESVVASRLPGFKISRRRSL from the coding sequence ATGCCTCCAAAGAAAAAATCGCCTGTTCCCTGCCCGAACCTGCACCCTCTGCCGGACAAGGCCCAAGCGCGCCTTATTGACAAGGGAATCCTGCATTGCCTGGCTTCCCAGGGCGGCGCCCGGGAGCGCTACGGCAAGGGAAAGACCCCGCATACCATCCATGTCTGGTGGGCCAGGCGCCCCTTTTCGGCCATGCGCACGTTGGTTTTTGCAAGTCTGGATTCGGGGGAGTCGCCAAAAGCTCTGAGCCTGGCCTCTGAGCTAGGGCGGCTTCCGGTTTCCGCGTCCAAGGACGCGAAGGCAGCCGCCAAGATGCTTTCCAGGCAATATGCCGAACCTCCTCGTGTGCTGGATATGTTCGGAGGCGGAGGCGCCATTGCTTTGGAAGCGGGCAATTTGGGCTGCAGGGCCTTTTCCCTGGATTCCAACCCTTTGGCGGTATTCATTCAAAAAAGTCTTATGGAGTTCATCCAGGAAGCGGGGGGCTGCCCGCCTGATTTGCTCAAAGAGTCCGGCCGCCGGGTTCTGGAGCGTCTGGAGCGCGAAACCGCCCCTTTGTTCCCCATGCGAAACTCTCAAAAAGGCCCTGTTCTGGCCTATTTTTACACCTATGAAACCGCGTGCCCGCATTGCGGCTGGAAATTTTTCCTCTCCAGGCGGCCCTGGCTGTCCCGGAAAAAGGGGAGGGAAGCCTGCCTGGAATTCCACCCGGGCGAGGATCATGCAAATTGGAAGATCATTCATCCTTCCAGGGATCATAAACCTACAAGCCTGTGGAGAAAAACCGGAGCGGTCTGCCCAGTCTGCGGGAAGGTTTGCGGCTCGCCGGTTTTTTCCCAATGCCGGGAAGTCCTCACCGCCCTCTGCCGGCGGGGAAACGGCAAGGGCAAGGATTTTGAGGCTGGCTCACCGAAAGTCCTTGCGGAACCCGCGCTTATAGAGAAGATGGAGTCCGCTGTTCTGGCTTATCTGGGCCAAGAGTTGCCCAAAACAAAAATCCCCAAATGGTCGGGTATCTTTAATCCCGCCATATACGGCATGGATTCCCACGCGGATTTTCTGAACCCACGGCAGCGCCTCGTGCTGCTTCTTCTCATTAAAAGCCTGCGCACGGAATACGACGCACTCACTCAATCGGAGTCCAAGGCTGTCGCCCGGTGCGTAATCGGCCTGCTTTCCGGTCTTGTGGATCAGCTCATAGACTGGAACAGCCGCCTTTCCATGTGGATTCCACAAAACGAGCAGGCGGGCAGGGCTTTTTGCGGTCCGGGCGTGCCCATGATGTGGGATTACGTGGAAATCGACCCCTTACTGAACGGCCCGGCCAATTTGTGGAAGAAGCTGGATCGCATCGTGGAGGGCGCCAAGGCCATTCCAACCTTTTCCATGGCGCCGGACGTCCGGCTGGCCGCGGCCCAGAACCTGCCCTTTGGGGATGGTATATTTGACGCCATTGTCACGGACCCGCCGTACTATGACAACATCTTCTACAGCCCCCTGGCGGATTTTTTTTATTCCTGGAAAAAGATGGTTATATCGGCCCTGTCGTCTGAACTGGCCGGTTTTGATTCCACGGAGTCCCCCCGGGAGTTGGTGGCTTCCGTACGGCGCCACAATAGCAAGTTGGGCGCCCACGAATCTTATTGCCGCGAACTCACGCAGGCGCTTTGCGAAGGCGCCAGGGTCCTGAAGGACTCCGGCCTGATGTCCTTGATCTACAGCCACAGCTCCCTGAACGGCTGGGACGCCCTGGTTAAAGCCTTTCGGGCTTCTCCTCTTCTTATTGCAAGCGTGCAGCCCTTGTGCATAGAGCGAAAAGCCCGGCCGCGGGGGTTGGCCAGCGGAGCGGTCAACACCTGCCTGGTCCTTGTCGCAAGGAAAAGCTCTAAGCCCAAGCCTGTTCAGAGTCCGTCCGAACTGGCAGCCAGATTTGAGGACATTGCCGGCTGCGGTTTTGCCCGGGACCTTTTAAACCAGGGGTGGCCGGAAGAGGATGCAGGACTTGCCTTGTTCTCCCAAGGGGCTGCTTTGCTGGCGAATTCTTCTGGTGAGTTGATTGGCAATGATCACGAAGTTCTGGCCCTTATAGAATCCGTTGTTGCATCCAGGCTTCCCGGCTTCAAGATATCCCGCAGAAGGTCTCTGTGA
- a CDS encoding GMC oxidoreductase translates to MDYDFVVVGSGFGGGVSALRLTEKGYKVAVIEQGRRIGPKDVQAADEKPLRNFFWMPAAKMNGFFTQTIFRHVQIVGGVGLGGGSLVYAAVLLKPKTGFFKDPVWSNFGVDWEQELEPHYEEVKRMLGLTNNPNFDLQDEYLKKTAHTMGAQDTYGPTPNGIYFGKPGVTVKDPFFGGEGPDRTGCELCGDCLSGCGKGAKNSLDKNYLFLAEKNGAEILTSRKVSHIEPMEGGYRLHLVDPMKPSKAYPAVTAKKVVLAGGVLGTLELLFRSRDVKKTLPKVSPLLGRVVRTNSEAIVASLSRNPDEDITKGSAISSHFYPDDHTHITQNRFPDGYDFMRYYLGPMVDEPNPAKRAFKTLWAMVKNPIRSMASIFAKNWRKRISVLTVMQHMDNQISLVYRRGLFSWFNKSLHSKIPEGQQRAPAFLPIANKAARAYAQASGGDPLNVTMESLLNLSSTAHILGGCHMGTSPENGVISTDHEVLGYPGLYVADGAAVSANVGVNPSLTIAALAERAMSRIEAKQ, encoded by the coding sequence ATGGATTACGATTTTGTTGTTGTAGGAAGCGGCTTTGGAGGCGGCGTATCAGCCTTACGCCTTACTGAAAAAGGGTACAAGGTCGCCGTTATTGAACAAGGCAGGAGAATAGGCCCAAAGGACGTGCAGGCGGCGGATGAGAAGCCGTTGAGGAATTTCTTTTGGATGCCGGCGGCTAAAATGAACGGCTTTTTCACCCAAACCATATTTCGCCACGTGCAGATTGTGGGCGGCGTGGGCTTGGGCGGGGGAAGCCTGGTCTATGCGGCCGTGCTGTTAAAGCCTAAAACCGGTTTTTTCAAAGACCCGGTCTGGAGCAATTTCGGCGTGGATTGGGAACAGGAACTGGAACCTCATTACGAAGAAGTAAAGCGCATGCTTGGGCTCACCAATAATCCCAATTTCGACCTGCAGGACGAATACCTGAAAAAGACCGCCCACACCATGGGCGCGCAGGATACTTACGGCCCCACGCCCAACGGCATATACTTCGGCAAGCCCGGCGTTACGGTCAAGGATCCGTTTTTCGGCGGCGAGGGGCCTGATCGAACCGGCTGCGAACTTTGCGGAGACTGCCTTTCCGGCTGCGGCAAGGGCGCCAAAAACAGCCTGGACAAAAACTATTTGTTTTTAGCGGAAAAGAACGGCGCCGAAATTCTCACCAGCCGTAAGGTTTCCCACATCGAACCCATGGAGGGCGGATACCGCCTGCACCTGGTTGATCCCATGAAGCCTTCCAAGGCCTATCCGGCCGTCACGGCCAAAAAGGTGGTGCTGGCCGGGGGCGTGTTGGGCACCCTGGAGCTTTTGTTCCGAAGCCGGGACGTCAAGAAGACCCTGCCCAAGGTTTCGCCCCTGCTGGGCAGGGTGGTGCGCACCAACAGCGAGGCCATTGTGGCCAGCCTATCCAGGAACCCTGACGAAGACATCACCAAGGGCTCGGCCATCTCCAGTCATTTTTACCCGGACGATCATACGCATATCACGCAGAACCGCTTTCCCGACGGATACGACTTTATGCGCTATTATCTGGGCCCCATGGTGGACGAGCCCAACCCGGCGAAAAGAGCTTTCAAGACCCTGTGGGCCATGGTCAAAAACCCTATTCGGTCTATGGCTTCCATTTTCGCTAAAAACTGGCGCAAGCGCATCTCGGTGCTCACGGTCATGCAGCATATGGACAACCAGATTTCCCTGGTTTACCGCCGCGGCTTGTTTTCCTGGTTCAATAAGTCGTTGCACTCGAAAATACCCGAAGGCCAACAACGGGCGCCCGCGTTCCTGCCGATCGCCAACAAGGCGGCCAGGGCTTACGCCCAGGCCTCGGGCGGCGATCCTCTGAACGTCACCATGGAAAGCCTGCTTAACCTGTCGTCCACGGCCCATATCCTGGGGGGATGCCACATGGGAACCTCGCCCGAAAACGGGGTCATCAGCACGGATCATGAAGTGTTGGGCTATCCCGGATTATACGTGGCGGACGGCGCGGCGGTTTCCGCCAACGTCGGCGTGAACCCGTCTTTGACCATAGCGGCCCTGGCGGAAAGGGCCATGTCCAGAATCGAGGCGAAACAATGA
- a CDS encoding DUF6901 family protein, whose amino-acid sequence MIKYAFEYTDGAMMYYELDENAYYPEEGTVLEGEWLNLEEFKCRICTVDPETHPQCPAAMALWPVLRDFGHRISHEPVNVQVDWTDVHLEAVTSTQQAVRSMVGLMLALSRCPVMEKLRPMAHFHLPFADAAHTQFRVLGMYLIAQYLRENSGMEPDWTLEGLLQNYRELQHANRRLAERIRAASETDAAVNGLIILDALAQSVEMGINQNLKKLRPLFEMYMDPE is encoded by the coding sequence ATGATTAAATATGCATTTGAATACACCGACGGCGCCATGATGTATTATGAACTGGACGAAAACGCCTATTATCCCGAGGAAGGGACGGTCCTGGAAGGCGAGTGGCTGAACCTGGAGGAATTCAAATGCCGCATTTGCACCGTAGATCCTGAAACCCATCCCCAATGTCCCGCGGCCATGGCCCTGTGGCCGGTGCTGCGGGACTTTGGGCATCGCATATCCCACGAGCCCGTGAACGTCCAGGTGGATTGGACCGACGTCCATTTGGAGGCCGTCACCTCCACCCAGCAGGCGGTGCGGTCCATGGTCGGCCTCATGCTGGCCCTGTCCCGGTGCCCGGTCATGGAAAAACTCCGGCCCATGGCCCACTTTCACCTGCCCTTTGCGGACGCCGCCCATACCCAATTTCGCGTGCTGGGCATGTATTTGATCGCCCAATACCTTAGAGAAAACAGCGGCATGGAGCCCGACTGGACCCTGGAAGGCCTGCTCCAAAATTACCGGGAGCTGCAGCACGCCAACCGCAGGCTGGCCGAACGCATACGCGCCGCCTCGGAAACAGACGCCGCAGTCAACGGACTCATCATCCTGGACGCCCTGGCCCAAAGCGTGGAAATGGGCATCAACCAGAACCTGAAAAAACTCCGCCCCCTGTTTGAAATGTACATGGATCCAGAGTAG
- a CDS encoding cobyrinate a,c-diamide synthase — MVLPRITISGLRGGSGKTILSVGLAAALSKAGENVIPFKKGPDYIDAGWLALAARKPCHNLDAFLVDPHTTVASFVSHSKEDGISIIEGNRGLYDSIDPDGSTSTAELAKLLVSPLILIVDCTKSTRTIAALVMGCSHFDPDVDLRAVVLNNVAGSRHESKLRKNIEKFTGISVIGAIPKLTSEDFPERHMGLIPTAEHDWAYEAVDAAGNIAAKYLDLDLVRQIARSPLIPVPRTDQLPMARPKPRLDGYRPRIGVVQDSAFQFYYPENLEALEEAGAEVVSFSLVSGEPIPELDGLYIGGGFPETHAKELAANAAGRDKIKALAEAGLPIYAECGGLMFLGKELVLEGERYPMAGILPIVFGLSKKPQGHGYTVVKVDGANPYYESGTQLKGHEFHYSSVLEFNGKESDLAFSMVRGKGLYNGRDGMIYKNVLATYTHIHALGAPQWAEGLVRLAAVYSHK, encoded by the coding sequence ATGGTACTCCCTAGAATCACAATATCCGGCCTGCGCGGAGGATCTGGGAAAACCATACTTTCCGTCGGCCTCGCAGCCGCCTTGTCCAAAGCGGGCGAGAATGTCATCCCATTTAAAAAGGGACCGGATTACATAGACGCCGGGTGGCTCGCCCTTGCTGCACGCAAGCCGTGCCACAACCTGGACGCCTTTCTGGTAGATCCCCACACCACAGTTGCATCCTTTGTCAGCCACTCCAAGGAAGACGGCATTTCCATCATTGAAGGAAACCGGGGCTTGTACGACAGTATAGATCCGGACGGCTCCACCAGTACGGCTGAACTGGCCAAGCTGCTGGTTTCTCCGTTAATCCTGATTGTGGACTGCACCAAAAGCACCCGCACCATCGCCGCCCTGGTCATGGGATGCTCCCATTTCGACCCGGACGTGGATTTGCGCGCGGTGGTCCTGAACAACGTGGCCGGCTCCAGGCACGAATCCAAGCTCAGAAAAAACATCGAAAAGTTCACCGGGATATCCGTGATTGGGGCTATCCCCAAACTGACATCCGAAGATTTTCCCGAAAGGCATATGGGGCTCATCCCCACGGCGGAACACGACTGGGCCTACGAGGCCGTGGACGCAGCCGGAAACATCGCCGCCAAATATCTTGACCTGGACTTGGTCCGGCAAATCGCACGAAGCCCTTTGATTCCCGTGCCTCGCACGGACCAATTGCCCATGGCCAGGCCCAAGCCCAGGTTGGACGGGTACAGGCCCCGGATCGGCGTGGTTCAGGATTCGGCCTTTCAGTTTTATTATCCCGAAAACCTGGAGGCTTTGGAGGAGGCCGGCGCGGAGGTGGTTTCCTTCAGCCTGGTTTCAGGCGAGCCGATTCCCGAATTGGACGGTTTGTACATAGGCGGAGGATTTCCCGAAACTCACGCCAAGGAGCTGGCCGCCAACGCCGCAGGCAGGGATAAAATCAAAGCCCTTGCCGAGGCAGGACTGCCCATCTACGCAGAGTGCGGCGGGCTTATGTTTTTGGGAAAGGAACTGGTTTTGGAGGGGGAGCGCTACCCCATGGCCGGGATATTGCCCATCGTCTTCGGCCTTAGCAAAAAGCCACAGGGCCATGGATACACCGTGGTGAAGGTGGACGGAGCCAATCCCTATTACGAATCGGGCACGCAGCTAAAGGGCCACGAATTCCATTATTCCTCCGTCTTGGAGTTCAACGGCAAGGAGTCGGACCTGGCATTTTCCATGGTTCGCGGCAAAGGCCTTTATAACGGCAGGGACGGCATGATCTACAAGAACGTCCTGGCCACCTACACCCACATCCACGCATTAGGCGCCCCCCAATGGGCCGAAGGTTTGGTCCGCCTGGCTGCGGTATACAGCCATAAGTAG
- a CDS encoding dissimilatory sulfite reductase D family protein, which translates to MDEVAARDTIVEKLKGKKGKSKFYLKDFYAMFPEEKPRTVKKLVNTMVSEGTLEYWSSGSTTLIGLKGVGKQAHAEDED; encoded by the coding sequence ATGGACGAAGTTGCAGCCAGAGACACTATTGTCGAGAAATTGAAGGGTAAAAAAGGAAAATCCAAGTTTTATCTGAAAGATTTCTACGCCATGTTCCCGGAAGAAAAACCTCGTACGGTGAAGAAGCTGGTCAACACCATGGTTTCCGAAGGAACCCTGGAGTACTGGTCTTCCGGAAGCACCACCCTGATCGGGCTCAAAGGCGTCGGCAAACAAGCTCACGCTGAAGACGAAGATTAA
- the dsrB gene encoding dissimilatory-type sulfite reductase subunit beta: MAFVSSGYNPEKPMENRITDIGPKHFEQFYPPVIKANKGKWAYHEVLQAGVLKHVAESGDEVYTVRVGGARLMSVTHIREICEIADKHCDGYVRWTTRNNVEFMVDAEAKVKPLIDDLESRKFAGGSYKFPVGGTGAGITNIVHTQGWIHCHTPATDASGPVKAAMDVLFDDFKSMRLPAHLRVSLACCLNMCGAVHCSDIAILGYHRKPPMLDHEYLDKMCEIPLAVAACPTAAIRPTKVEIGDKKLNSVAVKQERCMFCGNCYTMCPSMPLADTEGDGIVIMAGGKVSNRISYPKFSKVVVAFLPNEVPRWESTTDCIKNMVEAYAAGANKYERFGEWAERIGWERFFDVTGLEFTHHLIDDFRDPAYYTWRQTSQFKF, translated from the coding sequence ATGGCATTTGTATCCTCAGGGTATAATCCTGAAAAACCCATGGAGAACCGGATCACTGATATTGGTCCTAAACACTTTGAACAATTCTACCCGCCGGTCATCAAGGCCAACAAGGGCAAATGGGCATACCATGAAGTCCTGCAGGCTGGCGTGCTGAAGCACGTGGCCGAAAGCGGCGACGAAGTTTACACCGTGCGTGTCGGCGGCGCCCGTCTCATGAGCGTTACCCACATCCGTGAAATCTGTGAAATCGCCGACAAACACTGCGACGGCTACGTCCGTTGGACCACCCGTAACAACGTGGAATTCATGGTTGACGCCGAAGCCAAGGTCAAACCCTTGATCGACGATCTGGAAAGCCGCAAGTTCGCTGGCGGATCTTACAAGTTCCCCGTTGGCGGCACCGGCGCCGGCATTACCAACATCGTCCATACCCAGGGCTGGATCCACTGCCACACTCCCGCGACCGACGCTTCCGGTCCCGTGAAGGCGGCCATGGACGTTCTGTTTGACGATTTCAAATCCATGCGTCTGCCTGCTCACCTGCGCGTGTCCCTGGCTTGCTGCCTGAACATGTGCGGCGCTGTGCATTGCTCTGACATCGCCATCCTGGGCTACCATCGCAAGCCGCCCATGCTGGACCATGAGTACCTGGACAAAATGTGTGAAATCCCCTTGGCAGTGGCCGCATGCCCCACGGCAGCCATCCGCCCGACCAAGGTGGAAATCGGCGACAAGAAACTGAATTCCGTCGCCGTTAAGCAGGAACGCTGCATGTTCTGCGGCAACTGCTACACCATGTGTCCCTCCATGCCCCTGGCCGACACCGAAGGTGACGGCATCGTCATCATGGCCGGCGGCAAGGTGTCCAACCGCATCAGCTATCCCAAGTTCTCCAAAGTCGTCGTCGCCTTCCTGCCCAACGAAGTACCGCGTTGGGAGTCCACGACCGACTGCATCAAGAACATGGTGGAAGCCTATGCTGCTGGCGCCAACAAGTACGAACGTTTCGGCGAATGGGCCGAGCGCATTGGTTGGGAACGTTTCTTCGACGTGACCGGCCTCGAGTTCACCCATCACCTGATCGACGACTTCAGGGATCCGGCCTACTACACGTGGCGCCAGACCTCTCAGTTCAAGTTCTAA
- the dsrA gene encoding dissimilatory-type sulfite reductase subunit alpha, with product MAKHETPLLDQLESGPWPSFVSDIKQEAENRAKNANNVEFQVKQDVCEDILGVLELSYKHGRTHWKHGGIVGVFGYGGGVIGRYCDQPEMFPGVAHFHTIRVNQPAGKFYNTEWLRNLCDLWEFRGSGITNMHGSTGDIVFLGTVTEQLEEIFFELTHKHGQDLGGSGSNLRTPSDCIGEARCEYACYDTQALCHFLTNEYQDELHRPAFPYKFKFKFDGCPNCCVASIARSDMSFIGTWRDDIRIDQDAVAAYVGGEYPPNAGAHKDGNWGAFDIQKEVIDLCPTGCMKYEGGKLEINDKECTRCMHCINVMPRALKKGLDTGVSILVGAKAPILDGAQMGSLLVPFVKVEEPYEEITEVIEAIWDWWMEEGKNRERLGELIKRQGFQAMLDAVGIDPVPQHVKEPRSNPYIFWKEDEVPGGWQRDVNEFRKYHQR from the coding sequence ATGGCAAAACACGAGACTCCATTGTTGGACCAACTGGAAAGCGGGCCCTGGCCTAGCTTTGTGTCCGACATCAAGCAGGAGGCTGAAAACCGGGCCAAGAATGCAAACAACGTAGAGTTTCAGGTAAAACAGGACGTTTGCGAAGACATTCTCGGCGTACTGGAGCTTTCTTACAAGCATGGCCGGACTCACTGGAAACACGGCGGAATCGTCGGCGTTTTCGGTTACGGCGGCGGCGTTATCGGCCGTTACTGCGACCAGCCCGAAATGTTCCCGGGCGTTGCTCACTTTCACACCATCCGCGTGAACCAGCCCGCCGGTAAGTTCTACAACACCGAATGGCTCCGCAATCTTTGCGATCTGTGGGAATTCCGCGGCTCCGGCATCACCAACATGCACGGTTCCACGGGCGACATCGTCTTTTTGGGAACCGTCACCGAGCAGCTCGAGGAAATTTTCTTTGAACTGACTCACAAGCATGGGCAGGACCTTGGCGGCTCCGGCTCCAACCTGCGCACCCCGTCCGACTGCATCGGCGAAGCCCGTTGCGAATATGCTTGCTACGACACCCAGGCTCTGTGCCACTTCCTGACCAATGAGTATCAGGACGAACTGCACCGCCCGGCTTTCCCGTACAAGTTCAAGTTCAAGTTTGACGGCTGCCCCAACTGCTGCGTGGCCTCCATTGCCCGTTCCGACATGTCCTTCATCGGAACCTGGCGCGACGACATCCGCATTGATCAGGATGCGGTCGCCGCTTACGTTGGCGGCGAATATCCGCCCAACGCCGGCGCTCACAAAGACGGCAACTGGGGAGCATTTGACATCCAGAAGGAAGTCATCGACCTGTGCCCCACCGGCTGCATGAAGTACGAAGGCGGCAAGCTGGAAATCAACGACAAAGAGTGCACCCGCTGCATGCATTGCATCAACGTCATGCCTCGCGCTCTGAAAAAAGGTCTGGACACTGGCGTGTCCATCCTGGTTGGCGCCAAGGCTCCTATTCTGGACGGCGCTCAGATGGGCTCCCTGCTGGTTCCCTTCGTCAAGGTGGAAGAACCTTACGAAGAAATCACCGAAGTCATCGAAGCTATCTGGGATTGGTGGATGGAAGAAGGCAAGAACCGTGAGCGTTTGGGCGAACTGATCAAACGCCAGGGCTTCCAGGCAATGCTGGACGCCGTCGGTATCGATCCTGTTCCGCAACACGTCAAAGAACCTCGCTCCAACCCCTACATCTTCTGGAAGGAAGACGAAGTTCCCGGCGGCTGGCAGCGTGACGTTAATGAATTCAGAAAATACCATCAGAGATAG
- a CDS encoding tetratricopeptide repeat protein has translation MAKYKEFENIDQYIAEYRQAVDMNPECGQSHYNLAMGLLGKRLFNEAEIELKEAISCSPSLAEAYVALGGIALDRGDLDGCLDWNKQSIKSRAGFAEGFANIGFCLAQKGDFDEAVRNLRKAINYNQNFIQAYTTLASVYYTQGLVEESIAAAEKALELNPNFAPAHNNLALAYLEREEYDRAIEHCDKALELGFEVHPGLLEELKAHR, from the coding sequence ATGGCGAAGTATAAAGAGTTTGAAAACATCGATCAATACATTGCGGAATACCGCCAAGCCGTGGACATGAATCCCGAATGCGGCCAGTCCCACTATAACCTGGCCATGGGCCTGCTTGGCAAAAGGCTTTTCAATGAAGCGGAAATCGAGTTGAAGGAAGCCATCAGCTGCAGCCCCAGCCTGGCTGAAGCCTATGTGGCCTTGGGCGGCATCGCCCTGGACCGCGGGGATCTGGACGGATGCCTGGATTGGAACAAGCAGTCCATCAAGTCGCGGGCGGGGTTTGCCGAGGGGTTCGCCAACATCGGCTTTTGCCTGGCTCAAAAAGGCGATTTCGACGAGGCGGTGCGGAACCTGCGCAAGGCGATCAACTACAACCAGAATTTCATCCAGGCTTACACCACATTAGCCAGCGTATACTATACGCAGGGTCTGGTGGAAGAGAGCATCGCCGCCGCGGAAAAGGCGTTGGAGCTGAACCCCAACTTCGCCCCGGCGCACAACAACCTGGCTTTGGCGTACCTGGAAAGGGAAGAATACGACCGGGCCATTGAGCATTGCGACAAGGCTTTGGAACTGGGCTTTGAGGTGCATCCCGGGCTTCTCGAAGAGTTGAAAGCCCACAGATAA
- a CDS encoding 50S ribosomal protein L11 methyltransferase produces the protein MKVIQTTSQGMSEWIMERVARSMRIPQPELEKDATVAGASWTRREIRKTVRALMEQGRLMYTYELGTSFLEENFSGASRLGFKIIAVPPGQIYRGSDEDVPLVMKQGASFGSGRHPTTRMAVKAIEQVLSPDNPLRPQGSVLDAGTGTGVLALSALKLGMENALCTDIDPCALFETRENALLNGLENRVRVEDIPIPEIPGRYSLILANLRFPTLVEAMPVFTQALIEPGWLIVSGIQVAEAGDMELEAKKHGFVSRNLMTEPKWACMIFLQENHKELTNGEV, from the coding sequence GTGAAGGTCATACAGACGACTAGCCAGGGCATGAGCGAATGGATAATGGAGCGAGTGGCTCGGTCCATGCGCATTCCCCAGCCTGAGTTGGAGAAGGACGCTACGGTCGCCGGCGCATCCTGGACCAGGCGCGAGATCCGTAAAACTGTCCGGGCTTTGATGGAGCAGGGCAGGCTCATGTACACCTACGAGTTGGGAACCTCGTTTTTAGAGGAGAACTTCAGCGGGGCGTCGCGCCTGGGCTTCAAAATTATAGCTGTTCCTCCGGGGCAGATTTATAGGGGAAGCGATGAAGATGTTCCGTTAGTCATGAAACAGGGCGCTTCATTCGGGTCCGGCAGGCACCCCACAACCCGTATGGCGGTCAAAGCCATAGAACAGGTCTTGTCGCCGGACAATCCGTTGCGCCCTCAAGGCAGCGTGCTGGATGCAGGGACCGGAACCGGAGTGCTGGCCCTTTCCGCGTTAAAGCTGGGCATGGAAAACGCCCTTTGCACGGACATTGACCCGTGTGCATTGTTTGAAACCCGGGAGAACGCTTTATTGAACGGACTGGAAAACAGGGTCCGCGTAGAGGATATTCCCATACCGGAAATACCAGGCCGATATTCCCTGATCCTGGCCAACCTGCGGTTTCCCACCTTGGTGGAAGCCATGCCTGTTTTCACTCAGGCGCTGATTGAACCGGGCTGGTTGATTGTTTCGGGAATTCAGGTAGCGGAGGCCGGGGACATGGAGCTGGAGGCGAAAAAGCACGGCTTTGTCTCCCGAAATCTCATGACTGAACCAAAATGGGCCTGCATGATATTCTTGCAAGAAAACCATAAGGAGTTAACTAATGGCGAAGTATAA
- a CDS encoding YkgJ family cysteine cluster protein, producing the protein MELDHSKIFEEYEKVVEGVDKAFKTVEEAHSDCVKCKPGCSDCCYALFDLSLVEALYINHHFNQRFEGKEKDRLLERADRADRKIHMIKKEAYQATKKGKQTDEILSRVAWERVRCPLLDDEEKCVLYDKRPITCRLYGIPTAIGGKGHTCGESGFEEGRAYPTVNLDSLNAMLYQLSQKIVAGIPTKYVGMADMLVPLSMALLTEYNKEYLGIKEEKEEKE; encoded by the coding sequence ATGGAACTGGATCATTCAAAAATATTTGAAGAATATGAAAAAGTAGTGGAAGGCGTGGACAAAGCCTTCAAGACCGTGGAAGAGGCTCACTCCGACTGCGTCAAGTGCAAGCCTGGTTGCTCGGATTGCTGTTACGCTTTGTTTGATTTGAGTCTGGTGGAAGCGTTGTACATCAATCATCATTTCAACCAACGCTTTGAAGGCAAGGAAAAGGACAGGCTGCTGGAAAGGGCGGACCGGGCCGACCGTAAAATCCATATGATCAAAAAGGAAGCCTACCAGGCCACCAAAAAGGGTAAGCAGACGGACGAGATTTTGTCCCGCGTTGCGTGGGAGCGGGTGCGATGCCCTCTTTTGGACGATGAGGAAAAATGCGTCTTGTACGACAAACGGCCCATAACATGCCGGCTGTACGGCATTCCCACGGCCATCGGCGGCAAGGGGCACACGTGCGGCGAGTCCGGATTTGAGGAAGGCCGTGCCTATCCCACGGTGAACCTGGACTCCTTGAACGCCATGCTGTACCAGCTAAGCCAAAAGATTGTGGCGGGCATTCCCACCAAGTATGTGGGCATGGCGGACATGCTGGTGCCGTTGTCCATGGCCTTGTTGACCGAGTACAATAAGGAGTACCTGGGCATTAAAGAGGAAAAAGAGGAGAAGGAATAA